The following are from one region of the Lodderomyces elongisporus chromosome 7, complete sequence genome:
- a CDS encoding uncharacterized protein (MEROPS:MER0003909; BUSCO:EOG09260DFH): protein MTKLSSPFVKQASFEVEYAPAHITKWKSQRTGLQLTYINQPSPVVNGYFAVATEIQDNSGCPHTLEHLVFMGSKKYPFKGLLDALGNRLYSQTNAWTAVDQTVYTLTTAGWEGFKTLLPIYLDHLFNPTLTDEACLTEVYHIDGNGKEKGVVFSEMQGIESQSWFTSFKAMQETLYSPKSGYSSETGGLMAELRHLKSDQIREFHKAMYRPDNLCVVITGSINQDELLNIMTEFDSELEALPAIPNKRPFVDSEKDPLLLKSVSKVVEFPEKDESTGELLMSWIGPKGDDVLINTAVDMVGTYFTDSPISLFNKQLVEVENPFATDIEYSTDDYFRTALNFTCNGVPVEKLKDLELKMKELLKSQTEPDNMNLLYTRQIINQQRLKFISQTEKSPSTFSNVAISDFIYGNPDGSDLAKWTQNLNEYDELLTWTSEQWCDVINEYFVKNHSATILAKPSAKLNQLHKEQNKSLSKKIKEKYGADGLKLLAQGLTAAQEKNDMPIPDNLLTEFKKPDPSKIAFIKTDSYRAGLKGVANVLTSQYVDDEFSAKLKDDTPSDFPLFIHFENFKSQFTTIQLVMSSARLKPHLLKYMSIIEEIFSMSIQLPDGKYIPYETVIADLNRDLIEFQLDNGYDYQFLELICMMVKFETKNYHRAIQWLYNITHYVKFEEARVKVIIEKIINSLPDKKRNGELMMYSSQFRNLFTDRSLRKGQDAMHTEQFFKELLEDINNGGFDKIAQDLEEIKTQLFSLDNIKVIIMGNTADLDNPVSSWNEFVATTTTTTTTTTTNDNQSSTFNVEPFNKLPRSFNFRSDLGLKCAHEAHLIDIPATESTHLVAATKIPTDYLDDDVPIISLAIEFLCAVEGPFWRAIRGTGLAYGVNMKKNLEMGYLTFSIYRGADPKQAWVRAKEIVSQYASGELEIDRISLDSAIASIVNALANSQESSSYAASFKVGDNLFKERGPNYTESFLQKLNNTTAEDVVIILKEYFINLFDANHSVVFTSLPSDKVKEIGDFFHEQGYNINVESIEGATDCDSCEEEDEEDEESGEDSGEESGETSEEEDSGED from the coding sequence ATGACTAAGCTCAGCTCACCGTTTGTTAAACAGGCTTCATTTGAAGTAGAGTATGCTCCAGCACATATCACGAAATGGAAGTCTCAGCGAACTGGGTTGCAGCTCACGTATATCAACCAGCCATCACCAGTAGTAAATGGATATTTTGCAGTTGCCACTGAGATCCAGGACAACTCTGGGTGTCCACACACTTTGGAGCATTTGGTATTTATGGGGTCGAAAAAGTATCCTTTTAAAGGGTTATTGGATGCACTTGGAAATAGACTTTACTCGCAAACAAATGCATGGACTGCAGTCGACCAAACAGTTTACACGTTAACCACTGCAGGATGGGAAGGATTCAAAACCCTTTTGCCTATATATTTAGACCACTTGTTCAATCCGACATTGACAGACGAAGCATGTTTAACAGAGGTTTATCATATCGATGGAAATGGGAAAGAGAAGGGAGTAGTATTTAGTGAGATGCAAGGAATCGAAAGTCAATCTTGGTTTACTTCTTTCAAGGCAATGCAAGAAACATTGTACTCTCCCAAATCGGGCTACTCCTCGGAAACCGGTGGGTTAATGGCAGAGTTGCGTCATTTGAAGAGTGACCAGATACGAGAGTTTCACAAAGCAATGTACAGACCAGATAATTTGTGTGTTGTTATTACTggatcaatcaatcaagaCGAATTGTTGAATATAATGACCGAGTTTGATAGCGAACTCGAAGCATTACCTGCTATACCAAACAAACGTCCATTTGTTGATTCCGAAAAAGATCCATTATTACTCAAGAGTGTGTCTaaagttgttgaatttCCTGAGAAGGATGAGTCTACTGGAGAATTACTCATGTCATGGATTGGTCCAAAAGGAGATGACGTGTTGATCAATACTGCAGTTGATATGGTGGGTACGTATTTTACTGACAGCCCCATCTCATTGTTCAATAAGCAACTTGTTGAAGTAGAGAACCCATTTGCCACTGATATCGAATATTCAACAGATGACTATTTCAGGACCGCTTTGAATTTCACATGTAATGGTGTACCAGTTGAGAAATTAAAGGATTTGGAGTTAAAAATGAAGGAGCTCTTGAAGTCACAAACTGAACCCGACAACATGAATTTATTATACACGAGGCAAATTATTAATCAGCAAAGATTGAAATTTATTTCCCAAACAGAAAAGAGTCCAAGTACATTTTCTAATGTGGCAATACTGGATTTCATCTATGGTAATCCCGATGGATCGGACTTGGCGAAATGGACGCAGAATTTGAATGAGTATGATGAATTATTGACGTGGACGTCTGAGCAATGGTGTGATGTCATAAACGAATATTTTGTAAAGAACCATTCAGCCACGATCTTGGCCAAACCATCTGCAAAATTGAATCAATTACACAAGGAACAAAATAAGAgtttgagcaaaaaaataaaggaaaagtatGGTGCAGATGGCTTGAAATTACTTGCCCAGGGTTTAACTGCTgcacaagaaaaaaatgatatgCCAATTCCTGATAACTTACTTACAGAGTTTAAGAAACCCGATCCATCAAAAATTGCATTTATCAAAACAGATTCGTATAGAGCTGGTCTTAAAGGAGTTGCCAATGTCTTAACCAGTCAatatgttgatgatgagttTAGTGCCAAATTGAAGGATGACACTCCATCTGATTTCCCATTATTTATCcactttgaaaattttaaatCACAGTTTACCACTATCCAATTGGTGATGTCGTCGGCAAGATTGAAACCCCATTTGCTCAAGTATATGTCGATAATCGAGGAGATTTTCTCAATGTCCATCCAATTACCAGATGGTAAATATATACCATACGAGACTGTAATTGCTGACCTCAACCGTGACTTGATTGAATTTCAACTTGATAATGGCTATGATTACCAATTTTTGGAATTAATCTGTATGATGGTTAAGTTTGAGACCAAAAATTATCATAGAGCAATCCAGTGGTTATATAACATCACGCATTATGTAAAGTTTGAAGAAGCTAGAGTCAAGGtgattattgaaaaaattatcaaCTCTTTACCtgataaaaagagaaatggTGAGTTGATGATGTACTCGTCTCAATTCCGGAATTTGTTTACCGATAGATCGTTAAGAAAAGGTCAGGATGCAATGCATACTGAACAATTCTTTAAGGAGTTACTCGAGGATATCAATAATGGTGGTTTTGACAAGATAGCCCAAGATTTAGAAGAAATCAAAACTCAATTATTTAGCCTCGATAATATTAAAGTGATTATTATGGGGAACACAGCCGACTTGGATAATCCAGTTAGCAGCTGGAATGAGTttgttgcaacaacaacaacaacaacaacaacaacaacaacaaatgatAATCAGTCTAGCACTTTTAATGTTGAACCATTCAATAAATTACCAAGATCATTTAATTTCCGTTCTGACTTAGGTTTGAAATGTGCACACGAAGCGCATCTTATCGATATCCCAGCAACAGAATCTACACATCTTGTTGCTGCAACCAAGATCCCCACTGATTATCTAGACGATGATGTTCCGATAATCTCACTTGCCATTGAGTTTTTGTGTGCTGTAGAGGGACCATTCTGGAGAGCCATAAGAGGTACTGGTTTAGCATATGGTGtaaatatgaaaaaaaatttggagaTGGGATACTTGACATTTTCCATCTATAGAGGAGCAGATCCAAAGCAAGCTTGGGTACGTGCAAAAGAGATTGTTTCCCAATATGCACTGGGCGAGCTTGAAATTGATCGGATATCATTGGATAGTGCTATTGCTTCTATTGTCAATGCACTTGCAAATAGTCAAGAGTCGAGCTCGTATGCTGCAAGCTTTAAAGTTGGCGATAATTTGTTCAAGGAACGTGGTCCCAATTATACTGAGCTGTTTTTGCAGAAATTAAATAATACGACAGCAGAGGATGTGGTGATTATTTTGAAAGAGTATTTTATCAATTTATTTGATGCAAACCACTCAGTGGTGTTTACTAGTTTGCCGCTGGATAAAGTTAAAGAGATTGGCGATTTTTTCCATGAACAAGGCTATAATATCAATGTTGAGAGTATCGAAGGTGCAACCGACTGTGATAGCTGCGAAGAAGAGGACGAGGAGGACGAGGAGTCCGGTGAAGACTCTGGTGAAGAGTCTGGTGAAACTtccgaagaagaagattcTGGGGAAGATTGA
- the ERG5 gene encoding RNA polymerase C-22 sterol desaturase, with protein sequence MSEFNVSTPLVDRLLNEQAKSFISSNQQINYLYNLYQTSSWLQIIATFIVSVLLYDQVRYQLNKGSIAGPKFKVWPIIGPFLESLDPKFEEYKSKWDSGELSCVSIFHKFVVIASSRDLARKILSSPKYVKPCVVDVAIKILRPTNWVFLDGKAHTDYRRSLNGLFSQKALEIYIGVQEKYMDIYLERFCKYEGPREFFPEFRELLCALSLRTFCGDYITEDQIALVADNYYKVTAALELVNFPIILPYTKTWYGKKIADETMKIFANCSAMAKVHIENGGSPTCIMDEWIFLMKEAREKHLDDPESRLLIREFSDKEISEVIFTFLFASQDASSSLACWLFQIVADRPDIVAKIREEQLRVRNNDPSVPLDLNLINEMTYTNNVVKESLRYRPPVLMVPYVVKQPFPVTESYTAPKGSMIIPTLYPALHDPEVYDDPDTFIPERWETASGDMYKRNWLVFGTGPHVCLGKNYVLMLFTGMLGKFVMNSDIVHHKTALSEEIKVFATIFPKDDLILEWHKRDPLAV encoded by the coding sequence atgTCAGAGTTTAATGTTTCCACGCCGTTGGTGGATAGATTGTTAAATGAGCAGGCTAAAAGTTTTATTTCCTCGAACCAGCAAATCAATTACCTTTACAACTTGTACCAGACCTCGTCATGGCTCCAAATCATTGCCACCTTTATTGTCTCAGTCTTGCTTTATGACCAAGTCAGGTACCAGTTGAACAAAGGCTCTATTGCCGGCCCCAAGTTCAAAGTTTGGCCTATTATTGGTCCATTCTTGGAATCATTGGACCCTAAGTTTGAAGAGTACAAATCCAAATGGGATAGTGGTGAGTTGAGCTGTGTTTCCATCTTCCACAagtttgttgttattgccTCAAGCAGAGATTTGGCAAGAAAGATTTTGTCGTCACCCAAATACGTCAAGCCatgtgttgttgatgttgccATCAAGATCTTGAGACCAACAAACTGGGTGTTTTTGGATGGTAAGGCCCACACTGACTACCGTAGATCATTGAATGGGTTGTTTTCCCAAAAGGCTTTGGAAATTTATATTGGCGTTCAAGAGAAATATATGGACATTTATTTAGAAAGATTCTGCAAATACGAGGGCCCAAGAGAATTTTTCCCAGAGTTTAGAGAATTGTTGTGTGCCTTGTCATTGAGAACCTTTTGTGGTGACTACATCACCGAGGACCAGATTGCTTTGGTTGCcgacaactattacaaagTCACTGCTGCTTTAGAGTTGGTTAATTTCCCAATCATCTTGCCATACACAAAAACATGGTACGGTAAAAAGATTGCTGATGAGACAATGAAGATCTTTGCCAACTGTTCTGCAATGGCCAAAGTTCATATCGAAAATGGTGGTTCCCCAACATGTATCATGGATGAATGGATCTTTTTGATGAAGGAAGCTAGAGAAAAGCATTTGGATGACCCAGAGTCCAGATTGTTGATTAGAGAATTCTCAGACAAGGAAATCTCTGAGGTTATTTTCACTTTCTTATTTGCTTCCCAAGACGCTTCTAGTTCATTGGCATGCTGGTTATTCCAAATTGTTGCTGATAGACCAGATATCGTTGCCAAAATTAGAGAAGAACAATTGCGTGTGAGAAACAACGACCCTAGTGTACCATTGGACTTGAACCTCATTAACGAAATGACATACACCAACAATGTTGTTAAAGAGAGTTTGAGATATAGACCACCGGTCTTGATGGTGCCATATGTTGTTAAGCAGCCTTTCCCAGTCACTGAGTCGTACACCGCACCAAAGGGATCAATGATTATTCCAACATTGTACCCTGCATTGCATGATCCAGAAGTTTATGACGATCCAGACACTTTTATTCCTGAGAGATGGGAAACCGCTAGTGGCGATATGTACAAGCGAAATTGGCTTGTTTTTGGTACCGGTCCACACGTTTGTCTTGGTAAAAACTATGTCTTGATGTTGTTTACCGGTATGTTGGGTAAGTTTGTCATGAACTCTGATATTGTTCATCACAAAACCGCATTGAGTGAGGAGATTAaagtttttgcaaccatTTTCCCCAAGGATGACTTGATTTTGGAATGGCACAAGAGAGACCCGTTGGCTGTTTGA
- a CDS encoding uncharacterized protein (BUSCO:EOG092629WJ), whose amino-acid sequence MAKRKSKTQDIERRKKLKSEQDAQLSTGVFGDISDNDEEEIGPNWDNEEQDYELKPRRVLKEKEMVESLPIKREDGTIERVMREVEKKDDEDQEEESEDEDEEEEEEESQLDGEKSNEDQEESEDEDAHLTPQERLVKTKEEIAELASKLIENPEENVACLTRLRKMSESRNFMTSQLAVMALIPIFKSLAPSYRIRPLTEMEKREKVSREVTRLRTFEQSLVVNYKAYIDLLSTHAKISYSNSENRKDKMTSEMLKRGNLAAKAAQELCLSSLRHFNYRVELFTIIIKRLNRKPTHPDDLAVFNKSIQVLDSLLQEDADRGDLSVDIIRIMTKSIKDKRFRVDEAVINVFLNASLLDDYDPNNNREAPKHVQKKDRVHLSKKQRKQRKETKAIEEEMKAAETSITVEQREKNQANVLKMILQTYLLVLQANEIPLLSCVLEGLTRFGRMSNLEMLGDYLQVLREIVANIFEEHEVEGGLFTEDELRTILLCISSSFQLVQIGQKIPFQIDLNFFVQSYFRVLTNCLGGQQVGKQLLICLDHIAKTQNKNRNSLNIAAIVKRVYTLLLQSPERSSILLIKYLGKLNRFDLGHLYTTEDKVVTGGSYKAEEAEIERCNIGAATIWENVLLDAHYCPAIKDGSRSLMKMYKSERS is encoded by the coding sequence ATGgcaaagagaaagagtaAGACACAAGATATAGAGCGTCGTAAGAAACTCAAGAGTGAGCAAGATGCACAACTATCCACCGGTGTTTTTGGCGACATCAGCGATAACGATGAGGAAGAGATTGGACCAAACTGGGACAATGAAGAACAAGATTATGAGCTCAAACCGAGAAGAGTATtaaaggagaaagaaatggTTGAGTCATTACCCATTAAGCGTGAAGATGGAACAATTGAACGTGTGATGCGTGAagtggaaaagaaggacgatgaagatcaagaagaagaatccgaagatgaagatgaagaagaagaagaagaagaaagtcAGCTAGATGGAGAGAAAAGCAATGAAGATCAAGAAGAATccgaagatgaagatgcacATTTGACACCACAAGAAAGATTAGTTAAAACGAAAGAGGAAATAGCAGAACTAGCTTCAAAGCTTATTGAAAATCCCGAAGAGAACGTTGCTTGTTTAACACGGTTACGTAAAATGTCAGAATCACGTAACTTCATGACCTCACAATTGGCTGTAATGGCGTTGATCCCCATTTTCAAATCACTTGCACCATCGTATCGAATCAGACCACTAacagaaatggaaaaacgGGAAAAAGTCTCACGAGAAGTTACTAGGTTAAGAACATTTGAACAAAGCTTGGTTGTAAACTACAAAGCATATATTGACTTGCTCTCAACTCACGCCAAAATTTCATATTCCAATTCGGAAAATAGAAAGGATAAGATGACGAGCGAAATGCTCAAGAGAGGCAATTTGGCGGCAAAAGCTGCACAAGAACTTTGTCTCTCATCATTACGTCATTTCAATTATCGTGTGGAATTATTCACCATTATAATCAAAAGACTCAATCGAAAACCAACACATCCAGATGATCTTGCTGTGTTTAATAAATCAATACAAGTATTAGACTCCTTGCTACAAGAAGACGCAGACCGTGGTGATCTTTCAGTTGACATAATTAGAATTATGACCAAATCAATAAAGGACAAGAGATTCCGAGTCGATGAGGCAGTGATTAATGTCTTTCTCAATGCCTCCTTGCTTGACGATTATGACCCAAACAACAATCGAGAAGCACCAAAACATgtacaaaaaaaggacCGAGTACATTTATcaaagaagcaaagaaaacaacGTAAGGAGACAAAGGCCATCGAAGAGGAAATGAAAGCTGCAGAGACATCCATCACAGTTGAACAGCGAGAAAAGAACCAGGCAAATGTGTTGAAAATGATTTTGCAAACCTACTTGTTGGTTCTTCAAGCAAATGAGATACCGCTTCTCTCATGTGTTTTGGAAGGGTTAACGCGCTTTGGTAGAATGTCCAATCTCGAAATGTTGGGTGACTACTTACAAGTGCTTCGTGAAATCGTTGCAAATATATTCGAGGAGCACGAAGTTGAAGGTGGTCTTTTCACAGAAGATGAATTAAGAACAATCCTTTTGTGCATCTCTTCATCATTCCAACTTGTACAAATTGGTCAAAAAATTCCATTCCAAATCGATTTAAATTTCTTTGTGCAATCGTATTTCAGGGTCCTTACCAATTGTCTTGGGGGCCAACAAGTTGGCAAACAGCTCCTTATATGCCTTGACCATATTGCCAAGACTCAGAACAAGAACCGAAATAGTTTGAATATTGCGGCAATTGTGAAAAGAGTTTACACGTTGCTATTGCAAAGTCCCGAGAGGAGCAGTATCTTGTTGATCAAGTATTTGGGCAAACTCAATAGATTCGATTTGGGCCATTTGTATACAACAGAGGATAAAGTCGTTACTGGTGGTAGTTACAAAGCCGAGGAAGCGGAGATTGAAAGGTGCAATATTGGCGCTGCAACAATATGGGAGAATGTGTTATTGGATGCCCATTACTGTCCTGCTATAAAAGATGGAAGCCGGTCGTTGATGAAGATGTATAAGAGTGAGAGAAGTTGA
- the UBC2 gene encoding Ubiquitin-conjugating enzyme E2 2, protein MSTPAKRRLMRDFKRMQQDPPSGVSASPLPDNVMKWNAVIIGPSETPFEDGTFRLLLQFDEQYPNKPPSVKFISEIFHPNVYASGELCLDILQNRWSPTYDVSSILTSIQSLLNDPNIQSPANVEAANLYRDHRSQYVKRVRETVETSWNDESSDEEDSEEEDEEE, encoded by the coding sequence ATGTCTACACCGGCCAAACGCAGACTTATGCGTGATTTCAAGCGCATGCAGCAAGATCCTCCTAGTGGAGTGCTGGCGCTGCCCTTGCCAGACAATGTCATGAAATGGAATGCCGTTATAATTGGACCACTGGAGACACCTTTTGAAGATGGAACATTCAGGCTCCTTTTACAGTTTGACGAACAGTACCCGAATAAACCACCACTGGTTAAATTCATCAGTGAGATCTTTCACCCAAACGTATATGCATCGGGAGAGTTGTGTTTGGATATCTTGCAAAATCGATGGAGTCCCACCTATGACGTGCTGAGTATATTGACAAGTATACAAAGTTTACTAAACGACCCCAATATCCAGTCCCCAGCTAATGTTGAGGCAGCAAACTTGTATAGAGATCATAGAAGTCAGTATGTCaagagagtgagagaaaCCGTGGAGACGAGTTGGAATGATGAGAGTTCAGACGAGGAAGATAGCGAAGAGGAGGACGAGGAGGAATAA
- the SUB8_2 gene encoding serine protease (MEROPS:MER0000356), producing MRLPQAILLAVAIASSASAFIIPMPALFNEITNELEIPSLAQQDSTKEQASTLKPFYTHPEKTKITKKYIINIDPTANVDSFVSQFGTQAEISTVSILDSKFITMELSEDLIAQVRQLPMVNFIEEDSLVHANEFTVAKGAPWGLARISHRDPLSLGSFDQYLYDSNGGTGVTSYVIDTGVNVHHEQFEGRAKWGKTIPQGDEDEDGNGHGTHCAGTIGSNAYGVAKNAEIVAVKVLRSNGSGSMSDVIKGVEFAVKSHQDSVKKGKNSFSTANMSLGGGKSPALDLAVNAAVKAGLHFAVAAGNENQDACNTSPASAENAITVGASTISDARAYFSNYGKCVDIFAPGLNILSTYIGSDAATAYLSGTSMASPHIAGLLTYYLSLQPSSDSEFFIGAEGITPAQLKKNLIAFGTPDVLADIPADTPNILAFNGAGQNLTKFWGH from the coding sequence ATGAGACTTCCACAAGCCATCCTTCTTGCAGTGGCTATTGCATCCTCTGCATCAGCATTCATTATCCCCATGCCAGCATTGTTTAATGAAATTACTAATGAATTGGAAATCCCATCGTTAGCACAACAAGACTCTACTAAAGAACAAGCTTCAACACTCAAGCCATTCTACACTCACCCAGAAAAGACCAAAATCACCAAAAAGTACATTATCAACATTGACCCCACAGCCAATGTCGACTCATTTGTCTCTCAGTTTGGTACTCAAGCTGAAATCTCAACAGTTTCCATCTTGGACTCCAAGTTTATCACCATGGAATTACTGGAGGATTTGATTGCGCAAGTGAGACAATTACCCATGGTCAACTTTATTGAAGAAGACTCCTTGGTACATGCCAACGAGTTTACTGTTGCTAAAGGTGCTCCATGGGGTTTGGCACGTATCTCGCACCGTGACCCATTATCCCTTGGTTCATTCGACCAATACCTCTACGACAGCAATGGGGGCACTGGTGTCACCTCGTATGTCATTGATACTGGTGTGAATGTCCACCACGAACAATTTGAAGGCCGCGCTAAATGGGGAAAAACCATCCCACAAGGtgatgaggatgaagatGGAAATGGTCACGGAACCCATTGTGCTGGTACGATTGGTTCCAATGCATATGGTGTTGCTAAGAATGCTGAGATTGTTGCTGTTAAGGTGTTGAGATCCAATGGTTCTGGTTCAATGTCTGATGTCATCAAAGGTGTTGAATTTGCCGTCAAGTCACACCAAGATTCCGTCAAGAAGGGTAAAAACTCATTTTCTACTGCAAACATGTCTCTTGGTGGTGGAAAGTCACCAGCATTGGACTTGGCAGTCAATGCAGCAGTCAAGGCTGGCTTGCattttgctgttgctgcagGTAATGAGAATCAAGATGCATGCAACACGTCTCCAGCTAGTGCCGAAAATGCTATTACCGTTGGTGCCTCGACAATTTCGGATGCAAGAGCTTATTTCTCCAACTATGGTAAATGTGTTGACATTTTTGCACCTGGTTTGAATATCTTGTCTACCTACATTGGTTCAGATGCTGCTACTGCTTACTTGTCAGGAACATCAATGGCTTCACCCCACATTGCTGGATTGTTGACTTACTACCTTTCCTTGCAACCATCCTCCGATTCCGAATTCTTTATTGGCGCAGAAGGTATTACTCCAGcacaattgaagaagaatttgATTGCTTTTGGAACGCCAGATGTCTTGGCCGATATTCCTGCCGACACACCAAATATTTTGGCATTCAATGGTGCTGGCCAAAACTTGACCAAATTCTGGGGCCACTAA